From Eremothecium sinecaudum strain ATCC 58844 chromosome III, complete sequence:
GGATGCATAAGTTCCGTGTGAATTTGAATAAGGTATCCTCTGAGGTGCTTTCGGACTCTAGTGTAAGTGATTATGGGAAGCGTACCGTTGATGCGTTATTTAATGGGAGTACGGAGATTTCTCCTGATTGGGTAGAACAGGAGCGCTATCTTGAAGATGCAAGTGCGCGTTCTCTTTCAACTACAGATCAGGAACAAACGGCATGTAGTAGCAATACGGAGGAAGTGACTGAGGAGTACACTTTTAGTAGCTACGACCCTATAAAGCAAAGGGAGCTTTTAAGTAGCCAGTGTAGTGGCCCTTTCATCCGAGGACCCGAGATATGGGAGACTAGACGAAAGCTATGGACTGCTAGGTCAGAAAATAATACTGAGGATGGTGCTGCTGCACACAAGGCTAACTTCGAGAAGATTAAGCCCCAGTACTATCCACGCATCTATAAAAAGCTTGTTGTGGACGACCGCTCTCTTTCTGAACCAGTCAATTTGTCCGATGTCATGAAAATAATCGAGGCAGGGTGGGTGGAAAAGAAGAAATGGGAATTGGCTTCAAAAGGTCTTTGTTAGCCAACTTATAGCTAACTCTAGGATTTGTTATATCTGAACACTACTGTTGTTATTCGGTCTATATGCAAAAAGAAAATCCTTAGTTTTGATCATCTCTCCAATGTGGTATTATTTGCTTCGTGTACTATATAGATTATAATACGATGTTCATAACTTCCAACATACATATAGTGCTAGTCGGCGTTTCTC
This genomic window contains:
- the GAG1 gene encoding Gag1p (Syntenic homolog of Ashbya gossypii AER078W; Syntenic homolog of Saccharomyces cerevisiae YLR407W) encodes the protein MQRNSSDSATMSKLRKRSHEFFGIRLWMHKFRVNLNKVSSEVLSDSSVSDYGKRTVDALFNGSTEISPDWVEQERYLEDASARSLSTTDQEQTACSSNTEEVTEEYTFSSYDPIKQRELLSSQCSGPFIRGPEIWETRRKLWTARSENNTEDGAAAHKANFEKIKPQYYPRIYKKLVVDDRSLSEPVNLSDVMKIIEAGWVEKKKWELASKGLC